In one Stenotrophomonas maltophilia genomic region, the following are encoded:
- a CDS encoding mechanosensitive ion channel family protein translates to MMLSLKDHLPAWTHPWLHNMGIALQIALVLLAAWLLRLLARRLIRRFADHYTLPPEMVMGARRITSFVVYFSALLYILSLLGASPAVLWTAFTGFAAVGAVAFFAAWSVLSNIFCTLLIFTTRPFRLHDYIEVLENGEKPGLKGRVIDVNLIYTTLQETGEGHEGTVLQLPNNLFFQRTVRRWRDPAQAPGGIQGDG, encoded by the coding sequence ATGATGTTGTCGCTGAAGGATCACCTGCCGGCCTGGACCCATCCCTGGCTGCACAACATGGGCATCGCCCTGCAGATCGCGCTCGTCCTGCTGGCCGCCTGGCTGCTGCGGCTGCTGGCGCGCCGCCTGATCCGCCGATTCGCCGACCACTACACCCTGCCGCCGGAAATGGTGATGGGCGCGCGCCGCATCACCAGTTTCGTGGTCTATTTCAGTGCACTGCTGTACATCCTGAGCCTGCTGGGGGCCTCACCGGCAGTGCTGTGGACGGCATTCACGGGCTTTGCAGCCGTCGGTGCGGTGGCCTTCTTCGCGGCCTGGAGCGTGCTCTCCAACATCTTCTGCACGCTGCTGATCTTCACTACCCGCCCGTTCCGCCTGCATGACTACATCGAGGTGCTGGAGAACGGCGAGAAGCCCGGACTGAAGGGCCGGGTGATCGATGTGAACCTGATCTACACCACGTTGCAGGAGACCGGCGAAGGCCACGAAGGCACGGTGCTGCAGCTGCCGAACAACCTGTTCTTCCAGCGCACCGTACGCCGCTGGCGCGATCCGGCACAGGCGCCGGGCGGCATCCAGGGCGACGGCTGA
- a CDS encoding YkgJ family cysteine cluster protein — protein sequence MPVLLQPGDHVPGQFLARDAHGQAVMARNEEGWCAAIDPYHLRCTIYSQRPAICRQFSMGGDDCRRERQDYLRQADACALSSPST from the coding sequence CTGCCGGTACTGCTGCAGCCCGGCGACCACGTGCCCGGCCAGTTCCTCGCGCGCGACGCCCACGGCCAGGCCGTGATGGCGCGCAACGAGGAAGGCTGGTGCGCGGCGATCGATCCCTATCACCTGCGCTGCACGATCTATTCGCAGCGCCCGGCGATCTGCCGCCAGTTTTCGATGGGCGGCGATGACTGCCGCCGCGAGCGGCAGGATTACCTGCGCCAGGCCGATGCCTGTGCGCTTTCCTCCCCTTCCACCTGA
- a CDS encoding DUF4097 family beta strand repeat-containing protein has translation MMRPLLFCCAALLLVPAVALADTRVDERHALATGGRIELSNVAGKVTVRGWDRNEVQLTGSLSDGLQLRQEKSANRVRWEVEYPRRSNNGGATLVLNVPRSAELLLSTVSASQDISGIDVRRLQADTVSGSLSAAGRSGDTKLNTVSGSVTARLQTPRLDVNTVSGRIDAGGGVSGDIGAQTVSGRVDVDAGRIQRLAVETVSGSIELAAAGLAPGGRINVESVSASVNLRLPRTVSAQLSVNSFSGSINSDAGTVERPRYGPGSNLDTRLGGGDGDIRIQSHSGSVRVRLDR, from the coding sequence ATGATGCGACCCCTTCTTTTCTGCTGCGCCGCGCTGCTGCTGGTACCGGCTGTGGCACTGGCCGACACGCGTGTCGACGAACGCCATGCACTCGCCACCGGTGGCCGGATTGAACTGAGCAACGTGGCCGGCAAGGTCACCGTGCGCGGCTGGGACCGCAACGAGGTCCAGCTCACCGGCAGCCTCAGCGACGGCCTGCAGCTGCGTCAGGAGAAGAGTGCCAACCGCGTGCGGTGGGAGGTGGAATATCCACGCCGCAGCAACAATGGCGGGGCCACCCTGGTGTTGAACGTGCCGCGCTCGGCGGAACTGCTGCTCAGCACCGTCAGTGCGAGCCAGGACATCAGTGGCATCGATGTGCGTCGGCTGCAGGCCGATACGGTCAGCGGCAGCCTGTCCGCGGCAGGCCGCAGCGGCGACACCAAGCTCAACACGGTCAGCGGCAGCGTCACTGCCCGCCTGCAGACGCCGCGGCTGGACGTGAACACCGTCAGCGGCCGCATTGACGCGGGGGGAGGCGTGTCCGGCGACATCGGTGCGCAGACCGTGTCCGGACGCGTGGATGTCGATGCGGGGCGCATCCAGCGCCTGGCGGTGGAGACGGTGTCAGGCAGCATCGAACTGGCCGCTGCCGGTCTGGCGCCGGGGGGGCGCATCAACGTCGAATCGGTGAGCGCATCGGTCAATCTGCGGTTGCCGCGGACCGTATCGGCGCAGCTGTCGGTGAACAGCTTCAGCGGCTCGATCAACAGTGATGCCGGCACGGTGGAGCGGCCGCGTTATGGGCCGGGCAGCAATCTCGACACGCGGCTGGGGGGCGGTGACGGCGATATCCGCATCCAGTCTCATTCGGGCAGCGTGCGGGTCCGACTGGACCGCTGA
- a CDS encoding virulence factor family protein, which translates to MTRAGLGRAMGLVMALAALPAVAAASVQQVSHGRFEQVPVHLPAGVPQRVVIWFHEGPYGAASLAPIEALRADGALVAAVDVAHLRGVLEREGDSTCSFGAGDVENFSRWVQAFLHLPGYHLPLVGGDGEGAELAYSLAAQADTQVFAGLLTSGFCPDHAHERMVCGDGVKEGRLQPAELNFPWLNAIGDMGCRGQGAGPFVQQVAMARGFKRSARGDATPGLVAAARVIGAQAGISLAPPPAALKGLPVVEVPAHGDGDTLAIFVSGDGGWAGLDKDVASSLAEHGVAVVGIDSLRYFWSERTPEGFAADLQKIIDHYRQQWRRDKVMLIGFSQGADVLPATINRLDAGSREALERIVLLSVGRKADFEFHVSNWLGGGGDGLPIAPEVARLPAAKTLCVYGDKDEDALCPDLPANEGVRRIRLPGDHHFGGDYDRLAEVILKGGT; encoded by the coding sequence ATGACGCGTGCAGGGTTGGGCAGGGCGATGGGACTGGTGATGGCACTGGCGGCGTTGCCGGCGGTGGCCGCGGCATCCGTGCAGCAGGTCAGCCATGGCCGATTCGAGCAGGTGCCGGTGCATCTGCCGGCGGGAGTGCCGCAGCGGGTGGTGATCTGGTTCCACGAAGGTCCCTATGGCGCTGCCAGCCTGGCGCCGATCGAAGCACTGCGTGCCGACGGTGCGCTGGTGGCGGCGGTGGATGTGGCGCACCTGCGGGGCGTGCTTGAACGCGAAGGCGACAGCACCTGTTCGTTCGGTGCTGGCGACGTCGAGAATTTCTCGCGCTGGGTGCAGGCGTTCCTGCACCTGCCGGGATATCACCTGCCGCTGGTCGGCGGCGATGGTGAGGGTGCCGAGCTGGCCTACAGCCTGGCCGCACAGGCCGACACCCAGGTGTTCGCCGGCCTGCTGACCTCCGGTTTCTGTCCCGACCATGCCCACGAACGCATGGTCTGCGGAGACGGCGTCAAGGAGGGGCGGCTGCAACCGGCCGAACTGAACTTTCCCTGGTTGAATGCCATCGGCGATATGGGCTGCAGGGGCCAGGGCGCGGGTCCGTTCGTGCAGCAGGTCGCGATGGCGCGCGGATTCAAGCGCAGCGCCCGCGGCGATGCCACGCCGGGACTGGTGGCTGCCGCGCGGGTGATCGGTGCGCAGGCCGGCATCAGCCTGGCACCGCCGCCGGCGGCGTTGAAGGGCCTGCCCGTGGTGGAAGTCCCCGCGCACGGTGACGGCGATACGCTGGCGATCTTCGTCTCCGGTGATGGCGGCTGGGCGGGACTGGACAAGGACGTGGCCTCGTCGCTGGCCGAACACGGCGTGGCCGTGGTGGGCATCGATTCGCTGCGTTATTTCTGGAGCGAACGCACGCCGGAGGGGTTTGCCGCTGACCTGCAGAAGATCATCGACCACTACCGCCAGCAATGGCGGCGCGACAAGGTGATGCTGATCGGCTTCTCGCAGGGCGCCGACGTGCTGCCGGCCACCATCAACCGGCTCGATGCCGGCAGCCGCGAAGCACTCGAGCGCATCGTGCTGCTCTCCGTGGGGCGGAAGGCCGATTTCGAGTTCCATGTCAGCAACTGGCTGGGCGGTGGCGGCGATGGCCTGCCGATCGCGCCGGAAGTGGCCAGGCTGCCGGCGGCCAAGACCCTGTGCGTCTATGGCGACAAGGATGAGGACGCGCTGTGTCCGGACCTGCCTGCGAACGAGGGCGTGCGCAGGATCCGGTTGCCTGGCGACCACCATTTCGGTGGCGACTACGATCGTCTGGCCGAGGTCATCCTCAAGGGCGGCACGTAA
- a CDS encoding RNA pseudouridine synthase, translated as MEPIRLDKRLSALLGIPRGEARRYIEGGWVTVDGEVVEQPQRPVDDTAVIVVDEQANDSKAERVGMLLHKPAGAAAETLCALVSSNSHSALDASGIRPLQRHFHGLQLAASLPAADSGLVVVSQDPATLAHLQRNLGRTEQEYLVEVAEGGPERGPWLLARLQQESGGAKVSWQSEQRLRFAGKGLTAKGLKTAVAAAGLQVTALRRLRIGRVALGPLPPGQWRYVGSDERF; from the coding sequence ATGGAACCGATACGCCTCGACAAACGCTTGTCCGCCCTGCTCGGCATCCCGCGCGGCGAAGCGCGGCGCTACATTGAAGGTGGCTGGGTCACGGTCGATGGCGAGGTGGTCGAACAGCCACAGCGCCCGGTCGATGACACTGCGGTGATCGTGGTCGATGAACAGGCCAATGACAGCAAGGCCGAGCGCGTGGGCATGCTGCTGCACAAGCCGGCTGGTGCTGCCGCCGAAACCCTGTGTGCGCTGGTCAGCAGCAACAGCCACAGCGCTCTGGACGCCAGCGGCATCCGGCCACTGCAGCGCCATTTCCACGGCTTGCAGCTGGCTGCGTCCCTGCCCGCGGCAGACAGCGGCCTGGTCGTGGTCAGCCAGGACCCGGCCACGCTGGCCCACCTGCAGCGCAATCTTGGCCGCACCGAACAGGAGTATCTGGTCGAAGTGGCAGAAGGCGGGCCGGAACGGGGCCCCTGGCTGCTGGCCCGGCTGCAGCAGGAGTCGGGCGGGGCCAAGGTGAGCTGGCAGAGCGAGCAGCGGCTGCGCTTCGCCGGCAAGGGGCTGACGGCCAAGGGCCTGAAGACCGCGGTGGCTGCCGCTGGCCTGCAGGTCACCGCCCTGCGCCGCCTGCGCATCGGCCGGGTGGCACTGGGCCCGCTGCCGCCGGGACAGTGGCGCTACGTGGGCAGCGACGAACGGTTCTGA
- a CDS encoding Hsp70 family protein gives MRLGIDFGTSNSAAAIVHEGRLLPIRFGDAEQFRTSVYFPGVVPDPDDFQPDTSQQHALEQMIDSAARAARAAGQERPPQALRREALRALRREWMEARAREARSASDLLQNAIYGDDALEAYFEEHEGNLVQSPKSMLGYNLHPRAKQTITGIAAHILEHIRLTASAQLGQPLRTALLGRPVQFRSSIGEAGNAQALDILREAAAQAGFDRIDFLEEPAAAAMHYHAGSATRHQAVIVDIGGGTTDIAHAEVGGPVPPHIHRAWGIARGGTDIDLALSLSSYMPLFGRGITRVPAHHYVEAATVQDMTRQRDFRQHNYDAVDAPWGPRLQALQDTGNTARLYRDVERAKIALSSSATHRSTLDYIGRDLHADSSAEGLASAAHGYLEQIRTLLAQVRSDIGGDPDAVFLTGGMSRAGYLRQAVADAFPGARMVHGEPSLGVVQGLALAAASRD, from the coding sequence ATGCGCCTCGGCATCGACTTCGGTACCAGCAATTCTGCCGCCGCCATCGTGCACGAGGGCCGCCTGTTGCCGATCCGCTTCGGCGATGCCGAACAGTTCCGCACCAGCGTCTACTTCCCAGGCGTGGTACCCGATCCGGACGACTTCCAGCCCGATACCAGCCAACAGCATGCGCTGGAGCAGATGATCGACAGCGCGGCGCGTGCCGCCCGCGCTGCCGGCCAGGAGCGCCCGCCGCAGGCGCTGCGCCGCGAAGCATTGCGCGCACTGCGCCGCGAATGGATGGAAGCCCGTGCCCGCGAAGCGCGCAGCGCCAGCGACCTGCTGCAGAACGCGATCTACGGCGATGACGCGCTGGAAGCCTATTTCGAGGAGCATGAAGGCAACCTCGTGCAGAGCCCCAAGTCGATGCTCGGCTACAACCTGCACCCGCGCGCGAAGCAGACCATCACCGGCATTGCCGCGCATATCCTTGAGCACATCCGCCTGACCGCCAGCGCGCAGCTCGGCCAGCCGCTGCGCACCGCCCTGCTCGGCCGCCCCGTGCAGTTCCGCAGCTCGATCGGCGAGGCCGGCAACGCGCAGGCGCTGGACATCCTGCGCGAGGCGGCGGCGCAGGCCGGCTTCGACCGCATCGATTTCCTGGAAGAACCTGCCGCAGCGGCGATGCACTATCACGCCGGAAGCGCGACACGGCACCAGGCCGTGATCGTCGACATCGGCGGTGGCACGACCGACATCGCCCATGCCGAAGTGGGGGGACCAGTGCCCCCGCATATCCACCGTGCCTGGGGCATCGCCCGTGGCGGCACCGACATCGACCTGGCCCTGAGCCTGTCCAGCTACATGCCGCTGTTCGGTCGTGGCATCACCCGCGTGCCCGCCCACCACTACGTGGAAGCCGCCACCGTGCAGGACATGACCCGCCAGCGCGACTTCCGCCAGCACAACTACGATGCGGTCGACGCACCCTGGGGCCCGCGCCTGCAGGCACTGCAGGACACCGGCAACACCGCGCGCCTGTACCGTGATGTCGAGCGCGCCAAGATCGCCCTGAGCAGTTCTGCCACGCACCGCAGCACGCTGGACTACATCGGCCGCGACCTGCACGCCGACAGCAGTGCCGAGGGCCTGGCCAGTGCGGCCCATGGCTACCTGGAACAGATCCGCACGCTGCTCGCCCAGGTGCGCAGCGACATCGGCGGCGACCCGGACGCGGTGTTCCTGACCGGTGGCATGTCCCGTGCGGGTTACCTGCGCCAGGCCGTGGCGGACGCGTTTCCGGGTGCCCGGATGGTCCACGGGGAGCCTTCACTCGGGGTGGTACAAGGCCTGGCGCTGGCCGCAGCCAGCCGGGATTAA
- a CDS encoding zinc ribbon domain-containing protein YjdM has translation MSSVPACPQCTLENTYADGALWICADCGFEWTAEEGAGQALVVRDSNGNTLQAGDTVTVIKDLKVKGSSIPLKQGTVIRNIRLVEDDAEHIEGNSDKIKGLVLKTCFLKKA, from the coding sequence ATGTCGTCCGTTCCCGCCTGTCCGCAGTGCACCCTGGAAAACACCTATGCCGATGGCGCGCTGTGGATCTGCGCCGATTGCGGCTTCGAATGGACCGCCGAGGAGGGCGCGGGGCAGGCGCTGGTCGTGCGTGACAGCAACGGCAACACCCTGCAGGCCGGCGACACCGTGACCGTGATCAAGGACCTGAAGGTCAAGGGCTCCTCGATTCCGCTCAAGCAGGGCACGGTGATCCGCAACATCCGGCTGGTCGAGGACGATGCGGAGCACATCGAAGGCAACTCGGACAAGATCAAGGGCCTGGTGCTGAAAACCTGCTTCCTCAAGAAGGCCTGA
- a CDS encoding transglutaminase domain-containing protein, producing MQRPATRFLLLALLALAAPAAVALDGPAAAPAAQYRPAPASVPTADEVLAIPPALRAMLTRQVIARSHSRDQRLQALVEMIFDRQGLDLQYDADATYTVGEVWQYRRANCLAFTLLFVSLAREAGIQARVQEVGSVVSWYQEQDQGVVYSVGHVNAGVDVGGRFGTVDLDRNVLYDRHGPQPIDRARALAHFYNNRGAERMASDDLDGARVFFDAAVAQDARFAPAWNNLGVLDNRKGDTVGARRALEMALRLDGRQDAALNNASALYRRLGLVAAAQQLERRLRAVQREDPFTQYMLGARAERAGDLAEAIRCYRRAVRLYDAAHQFHFGLARVYFLAGQLARADKELTRAQELGGAPQQARYQAKLDSLARWRAQQQARR from the coding sequence ATGCAACGTCCTGCCACCCGATTCCTGCTGCTCGCCCTGCTCGCGCTGGCAGCGCCGGCCGCCGTCGCCCTGGACGGTCCTGCCGCCGCACCGGCCGCTCAGTACCGCCCCGCCCCAGCGAGCGTGCCGACCGCAGACGAAGTGCTGGCGATTCCGCCGGCGCTGCGCGCGATGCTGACCCGACAGGTGATCGCGCGCAGCCACTCGCGCGACCAGCGCCTGCAGGCCCTGGTGGAGATGATCTTCGATCGGCAGGGACTGGATCTGCAGTACGACGCCGACGCGACCTATACCGTCGGCGAAGTCTGGCAGTACCGCCGCGCCAACTGCCTGGCATTCACGCTGCTGTTCGTGTCGCTGGCACGCGAGGCCGGCATCCAGGCCCGGGTGCAGGAAGTCGGCAGCGTGGTGTCCTGGTATCAGGAGCAGGACCAGGGCGTGGTCTACAGCGTCGGCCACGTCAATGCCGGGGTCGACGTCGGCGGCCGCTTCGGCACGGTCGATCTGGACCGCAACGTGCTGTACGACCGCCACGGCCCGCAGCCGATCGACCGTGCCCGTGCGTTGGCGCACTTCTACAACAATCGTGGCGCCGAACGCATGGCCAGCGACGATCTGGATGGTGCCCGGGTGTTCTTCGATGCAGCGGTGGCGCAGGACGCGCGATTCGCACCGGCCTGGAACAACCTGGGCGTGCTGGACAACCGGAAGGGAGACACCGTCGGCGCACGTCGTGCGCTGGAAATGGCATTGCGCCTGGACGGCCGTCAGGATGCGGCACTGAACAACGCCAGTGCGCTTTACCGGCGGTTGGGCCTGGTGGCAGCAGCGCAGCAGCTGGAGCGCCGCCTGCGCGCCGTACAGCGCGAGGATCCGTTTACCCAGTACATGCTCGGGGCCCGCGCCGAACGCGCGGGCGACCTGGCGGAGGCCATCCGCTGCTACCGCCGGGCCGTGCGCCTGTACGATGCCGCACACCAGTTCCATTTCGGCCTGGCGAGGGTGTACTTCCTCGCCGGCCAGCTGGCCCGCGCCGACAAGGAACTGACACGGGCCCAGGAACTCGGCGGGGCGCCGCAGCAGGCCCGCTACCAGGCCAAGCTGGACAGCCTGGCCCGCTGGCGGGCGCAGCAGCAGGCCAGGCGCTGA
- a CDS encoding oxidoreductase-like domain-containing protein, giving the protein MSVPDPDPRPTAPEEPGPNECCGSGCPLCVLDLYAEELQRYRKALAEWKARHPEATP; this is encoded by the coding sequence GTGTCCGTTCCCGATCCTGATCCCCGGCCGACCGCACCGGAAGAACCTGGTCCCAACGAGTGCTGCGGCAGCGGCTGCCCGCTGTGCGTACTCGATCTGTATGCCGAAGAGCTGCAGCGTTACCGCAAGGCGTTGGCCGAATGGAAGGCGCGCCACCCGGAGGCCACGCCATGA
- a CDS encoding DksA/TraR family C4-type zinc finger protein — translation MATGWAGDGAVQDQIDATVDDAIARARRQLRQGPGLEHCEECDAPIPLARRNAVPGVRLCVACQQAHDEEEQAHSSYNRRGSKDSQLR, via the coding sequence ATGGCTACCGGTTGGGCGGGAGATGGCGCGGTCCAGGACCAGATCGACGCGACGGTAGACGATGCGATTGCCCGCGCGCGGCGCCAGCTGCGCCAGGGCCCGGGTCTGGAGCACTGCGAGGAATGCGACGCACCGATTCCGTTGGCGCGGCGCAACGCCGTGCCCGGCGTACGGCTGTGCGTGGCCTGCCAGCAGGCGCACGATGAGGAAGAGCAGGCGCACAGCAGCTACAACCGTCGCGGCAGCAAAGACAGCCAGCTGCGTTGA
- a CDS encoding DUF998 domain-containing protein → MTGARPAALLALVALLLFVATALWTQFARADLDWMRATLSLYLHGPWGLALRAAYCLLAVAIAALGIALYRHSVGPRRSAAAPLLFTVSALGLATVAIGDSWLPQATPLLAPLVHGVAANTAFLCASVGMLLQAWYLRREPGWQRSAALLWGWAWLAFALLWLHVLWRDGPPRGLGQKLVIAVIVGWLLWLAVTLYRRGLARTRA, encoded by the coding sequence ATGACCGGAGCGCGTCCGGCTGCGCTGCTGGCCCTGGTGGCGCTCCTGTTGTTCGTGGCGACGGCCCTGTGGACGCAGTTCGCGCGCGCTGATCTGGATTGGATGCGCGCGACCCTGAGCCTGTACCTGCACGGTCCCTGGGGTCTGGCGCTGCGCGCCGCCTACTGCCTGCTGGCGGTGGCGATCGCCGCGCTCGGCATCGCGCTCTATCGTCACAGCGTGGGGCCCCGCCGCAGCGCGGCCGCGCCGCTGCTGTTCACCGTGTCCGCCCTGGGCCTGGCGACGGTCGCCATCGGCGACAGCTGGCTGCCGCAGGCGACGCCGCTGCTGGCGCCGCTGGTGCATGGCGTGGCTGCCAACACGGCCTTCCTGTGTGCCAGCGTCGGCATGCTGCTGCAGGCGTGGTACCTGCGTCGCGAGCCGGGCTGGCAGCGCAGTGCTGCCCTGCTGTGGGGCTGGGCCTGGCTGGCCTTCGCGTTGCTGTGGCTGCATGTGCTCTGGCGTGACGGGCCGCCGCGCGGGCTGGGGCAGAAGCTGGTGATCGCCGTGATCGTCGGCTGGCTGCTCTGGCTGGCCGTCACCCTGTACCGGCGCGGTCTGGCGCGCACACGCGCCTGA
- a CDS encoding M48 metallopeptidase family protein, with amino-acid sequence MAVLKYLTGYPEPLVAQVSELLAQGRLGPWLQQRYPEPHEVRSDRQLYDYTQELKDRYLRKSVPLNKVCYDNTLEVIKHALGTHTAISRVHGSRLKASREIRIATVFRQAPAAFLRMIVVHELAHLKEADHNKAFYQLCQHMEPDYLQLEFDTRLYLTELANRSQR; translated from the coding sequence ATGGCAGTCCTGAAGTACCTCACCGGTTATCCCGAACCCCTGGTCGCCCAGGTCAGCGAACTGCTGGCGCAGGGCCGGCTCGGCCCGTGGCTGCAGCAGCGCTATCCCGAGCCCCATGAGGTGCGCAGCGACCGCCAGCTCTACGACTACACCCAGGAGCTGAAAGACCGCTACCTGCGCAAGTCGGTACCGCTCAATAAGGTCTGCTACGACAACACGCTGGAAGTGATCAAGCATGCATTGGGCACGCATACCGCCATTTCCCGCGTGCATGGCAGCCGCCTCAAGGCCAGCCGTGAGATCCGCATCGCCACGGTGTTCCGGCAGGCGCCGGCCGCCTTCCTGCGCATGATCGTGGTGCACGAACTGGCGCATCTGAAGGAAGCCGACCACAACAAGGCCTTCTACCAGCTCTGCCAGCACATGGAGCCCGATTACCTGCAGCTGGAATTCGACACCCGGCTGTACCTGACCGAGCTGGCCAACCGCAGCCAGCGCTGA
- a CDS encoding HD domain-containing protein: MDFAPIPLDPAQWQALQDRYATPPRAYHHFGHVRAVLQHCQDVADGPGWRQPAEVFLAALYHDAVYEAGRKDNEARSAALAVQAIAQEPALAGIDAARVEQLILLTARHGELGPADVDVEAALFLDCDMAILGAPAPVFDAYDRGVAEEYQGVVPGFLYRAGRRRFLQGLLRTPRIFLSDFFHQRLDAAARANLRRRLDT; this comes from the coding sequence ATGGACTTCGCCCCGATCCCGCTCGATCCGGCGCAGTGGCAGGCGTTGCAGGACCGATATGCCACGCCGCCACGCGCGTACCATCACTTTGGCCACGTGCGCGCGGTGCTGCAGCACTGCCAGGACGTCGCCGATGGACCGGGTTGGCGGCAGCCCGCCGAGGTCTTTCTGGCCGCGCTTTACCACGATGCGGTCTACGAGGCGGGACGCAAGGACAACGAGGCACGCTCGGCGGCACTGGCCGTGCAGGCCATCGCGCAGGAGCCTGCGCTGGCGGGAATCGACGCCGCCCGCGTCGAGCAGCTGATCCTGCTGACTGCCCGTCATGGCGAACTCGGTCCTGCGGATGTCGACGTCGAAGCGGCGCTGTTCCTGGATTGCGACATGGCGATCCTGGGCGCGCCTGCACCGGTGTTCGATGCCTACGATCGTGGTGTGGCCGAGGAGTACCAGGGGGTGGTCCCGGGTTTCCTGTACCGCGCCGGCCGCCGCCGCTTCCTGCAGGGATTGCTGCGCACACCGCGGATCTTCCTCAGCGACTTCTTCCACCAGCGCCTGGATGCCGCGGCACGCGCGAACCTGCGCCGCCGGCTGGACACCTGA
- a CDS encoding DUF2058 domain-containing protein, producing the protein MAKPNALQEQLLKAGLAKKSQASAAAREQAKARQGKAESTSAEVQREAERARAEKIERDRALAAERNAQARLAEQKAQAKQIIAAHAVPHKGEDEYRFSDGSTIRTLLIDPKLRKALSVGVLVIVAQGEGYALLPRAAAEKVRERAPEAIVVDHGQPGSTEEISTGNAEDDAYYAQFQIPDDLVW; encoded by the coding sequence ATGGCAAAGCCCAACGCGCTGCAGGAACAATTGCTCAAGGCCGGCCTGGCCAAGAAGTCGCAGGCCAGCGCCGCCGCACGCGAACAGGCCAAGGCGCGCCAGGGCAAGGCTGAATCGACGTCGGCCGAGGTCCAGCGTGAGGCTGAACGCGCCCGCGCCGAGAAGATCGAGCGTGATCGTGCCCTGGCCGCCGAGCGCAACGCACAGGCCAGGCTGGCCGAGCAGAAGGCGCAGGCAAAGCAGATCATCGCTGCCCATGCCGTGCCGCATAAGGGCGAGGACGAGTATCGCTTCAGCGATGGCAGCACGATCCGCACCCTGCTGATCGACCCCAAGCTGCGCAAGGCGCTGTCGGTGGGCGTGCTGGTCATCGTCGCCCAGGGCGAGGGTTACGCGTTGCTGCCCCGTGCTGCGGCGGAAAAGGTGCGCGAGCGCGCGCCGGAAGCCATCGTGGTCGACCACGGGCAGCCGGGCTCGACGGAGGAGATCTCCACCGGCAACGCCGAAGATGATGCCTACTACGCGCAGTTCCAGATTCCTGACGATCTGGTCTGGTAA
- a CDS encoding RNA polymerase sigma factor: MLDTTMPAPPAASDAVDEPALVRAAAGGDTAAYELLYRRHAPRVFAVLWRLCGGQQARAEDALQEAFLQAWKALPGFRFESSLSTWLHRLGVNAALMELRGRAGGHDHDSLDDVDGGVPELAVHDRCAGTERDLERALATLPPRARAVLVLHDIEGWKHQEIAEQLQMAVGSSKAQLHRARGLLRARLGDMT, translated from the coding sequence ATGCTCGACACCACCATGCCCGCACCGCCTGCTGCCTCCGACGCCGTCGACGAACCTGCCCTGGTACGGGCGGCAGCCGGTGGCGATACAGCGGCCTACGAACTGCTGTATCGACGCCATGCGCCACGGGTGTTCGCCGTGCTGTGGAGGCTGTGTGGCGGCCAGCAGGCACGTGCGGAGGATGCGCTGCAGGAAGCGTTCCTGCAGGCGTGGAAGGCACTGCCCGGGTTCCGCTTCGAAAGCAGCCTGTCGACCTGGCTGCATCGTCTCGGGGTCAATGCCGCGCTGATGGAACTGCGCGGCCGGGCGGGAGGACACGATCACGACAGCCTGGATGACGTGGACGGTGGTGTACCGGAGCTGGCCGTGCATGACCGCTGCGCCGGCACGGAGCGCGACCTGGAACGTGCGCTGGCGACGCTGCCCCCACGGGCGCGGGCGGTGCTGGTGCTGCACGACATCGAAGGCTGGAAACACCAGGAAATCGCCGAGCAGCTGCAGATGGCTGTCGGCAGTTCCAAGGCACAGTTGCATCGTGCGCGTGGCTTGCTGCGTGCACGGCTGGGAGACATGACATGA